A single region of the Acanthopagrus latus isolate v.2019 chromosome 11, fAcaLat1.1, whole genome shotgun sequence genome encodes:
- the si:ch211-191a24.4 gene encoding MARVEL domain-containing protein 3, with translation MSQPPRSNRGHRERNGDHRHNRDSRDDRRASPDRSSSRPPYYPREADSPPRHVREVPRVEHHESKCTNICSRRGIVLICAVLTNALVLICVVAAQMVSSGLSSMGGLGGFDINSNFNLQGTELQKVRELDMQYSQMRAPGIYGGIAFSLTLGVLSLLFVVAGSKPPHRMSRKLLYGALVFQAVGAVAYVVAVGLYLHFIIGVNSTDVCQQRERLYARNGYTWMNCDVSGADAAVALFGLITAILYTAGTVLTIQTIRGVKRYLQERQRREAEKQQGRSQPQRAPLRAATTSV, from the exons ATGAGCCAGCCGCCCCGCTCCAACCGGGGGCACCGGGAGAGAAACGGAGACCACCGACACAACCGAGACTCTCGCGATGACAGGCGGGCatcacctgacag GTCTTCCTCTCGACCCCCTTACTACCCCAGAGAGGCTGACTCTCCTCCCAGACATGTGCGGGAGGTCCCTCGAGTGGAGCATCATGAGTCCAAATGTACAAACATTTGCTCCAGGAGAG GCATCGTGTTAATCTGTGCTGTCCTGACCAACGCCCTGGTCCTGATCTGCGTGGTTGCAGCTCAGATGGTGTCGTCAGGCCTGTCCTCCATGGGTGGACTAGGTGGTTTTGACATCAACTCCAACTTCAACCTGCAGGGCACCGAGCTGCAGAAGGTCCGAGAACTGGACATGCAGTACAGCCAGATGAGGGCGCCGGGGATCTACGGTGGCATCGCCTTCAGCCTGACCCTCGGGGTCCTCtcgctgctgtttgttgtcgCTGGGAGCAAACCGCCCCACCGGATGTCCCGGAAGCTTCTGTATGGAGCGCTGGTGTTTCAGGCAGTGGGCGCAGTGGCTTACGTGGTGGCTGTGGGGCTCTACCTGCACTTCATCATCGGGGTCAACTCCACAGACGTGTGTCAGCAGCGTGAGAGGCTGTACGCTCGGAACGGCTACACTTGGATGAACTGTGATGTGAGCGGGGCGGACGCAGCCGTGGCTCTGTTTGGGCTCATCACGGCCATTTTGTACACTGCCGGCACGGTGCTCACCATCCAGACGATCAGAGGGGTGAAGCGCTACCTGCAGGAGCGACAGcgcagagaggcagaaaaacagcagggtCGCTCCCAGCCACAGAGAGCCCCACTGAGGGCTGCCACCACCTCTGTGTGA